In the genome of Massilia sp. PAMC28688, one region contains:
- a CDS encoding tryptophan halogenase family protein encodes MNEPIGDIVIVGGGTAGWMTAAALSRLLPAGHRIRLVESDQISTIGVGEATIPSIRAFNHMLGLDEDTFMRNTQATFKLGIEFVNWGREGDSYIHGFGQIGRDQAVARFYQYWLKMYQAGEADELGAFSINTLAPRHDKFMRPPTDMPNSPLADIAYAFHFDAGLYARYLRGISEEQGVVRVEGRIVGTRLRQGDGFIEAVVMEHGEHIAGDLFIDCSGLAGLLIEQALHTGFEDWRHWLPADSAIAVPCAGRAALAPYTRATARKSGWQWRIPLQHRTGNGHVFSSQFMSADEARSILMASLDGEALAEPRLIRFTTGKRKKAWNRNCVAIGLAGGFVEPLESTSIHMVQTAIMRLVSCFPDRGFAQADIDLFNAQSDEEYERIRDFLIMHYHLNARAGQPLWDYCRSMEVPETVRERIALYQGHGRIFRKGDELFADASWLQVMHGQGLRASGYHPLVDQRSKEDIAAFLEAVRKTIAACVAAMPGHAEYVGAMCRAPLR; translated from the coding sequence GTGAACGAGCCGATCGGCGACATTGTCATTGTCGGCGGCGGCACCGCGGGCTGGATGACGGCGGCGGCGCTGTCGCGCTTGCTGCCGGCGGGCCACCGGATTCGCCTGGTCGAATCGGACCAGATTTCCACCATCGGCGTGGGCGAGGCGACCATTCCCAGCATCCGCGCCTTCAATCACATGCTGGGGCTGGACGAAGACACGTTCATGCGCAACACCCAGGCCACATTCAAGCTCGGTATCGAGTTTGTGAACTGGGGCCGCGAAGGCGACTCCTACATCCACGGCTTCGGCCAGATTGGCCGCGACCAGGCCGTGGCCAGGTTCTACCAGTACTGGCTCAAGATGTACCAGGCGGGCGAGGCCGACGAGCTGGGCGCGTTTTCCATCAACACCCTGGCGCCGCGCCACGACAAGTTCATGCGCCCGCCCACAGACATGCCCAATTCCCCGCTGGCCGACATCGCCTACGCATTTCATTTCGACGCCGGCCTGTACGCGCGCTACCTGCGCGGCATCAGCGAAGAGCAGGGCGTGGTGCGGGTGGAAGGGCGCATTGTGGGCACCCGCCTGCGCCAGGGCGACGGCTTCATTGAAGCGGTGGTCATGGAACACGGCGAGCACATTGCGGGCGACCTGTTCATCGACTGTTCCGGCCTGGCCGGCCTGCTCATTGAACAGGCGCTGCATACCGGCTTTGAAGACTGGCGCCACTGGCTGCCGGCCGACAGTGCCATTGCCGTGCCCTGCGCCGGCAGAGCGGCCCTGGCACCCTACACGCGCGCCACTGCGCGCAAGAGCGGCTGGCAGTGGCGCATTCCCTTGCAGCACCGCACCGGCAACGGCCATGTCTTTTCCAGCCAGTTCATGAGTGCCGACGAAGCCCGGTCGATCCTGATGGCCAGCCTGGACGGGGAGGCGCTGGCCGAGCCGCGCCTGATCCGCTTTACCACCGGCAAGCGCAAAAAGGCATGGAACCGCAACTGCGTCGCCATTGGCCTGGCGGGCGGCTTCGTGGAGCCGCTCGAATCGACCAGCATCCACATGGTGCAGACGGCGATCATGCGCCTGGTGAGCTGCTTTCCGGACCGTGGTTTTGCCCAGGCCGATATTGACCTGTTCAACGCCCAGAGCGACGAAGAGTATGAGCGCATCCGCGACTTTCTCATCATGCATTACCACCTCAACGCGCGCGCCGGGCAGCCGTTGTGGGACTACTGCCGCAGCATGGAGGTGCCCGAGACGGTGCGCGAGCGCATTGCCCTGTACCAGGGCCATGGCCGCATTTTTCGCAAGGGCGATGAGCTGTTTGCCGATGCCAGCTGGCTGCAGGTGATGCACGGGCAGGGCTTGCGCGCCAGTGGCTACCACCCGCTGGTGGACCAGCGCAGCAAGGAAGATATCGCCGCCTTTCTGGAGGCAGTGCGCAAGACGATCGCGGCCTGCGTGGCGGCCATGCCGGGCCACGCCGAATACGTTGGCGCGATGTGCCGCGCGCCGCTGCGCTGA
- a CDS encoding LacI family DNA-binding transcriptional regulator gives MATLKDVAQLAGVGLGTASRVVSGKGAVSPKTLERVRKAIAELDFQPSHAARSLMSGNSQMVGVYIPFLSGTFYTPILQLIYAELRAAGLNMVVGFGTGGLDQRKQAVEGIEFLHQRGCDGVLVMSTALLQEDIAALGPRAARMVLLNHRLDGMAERCFTIDHTLGGRMAARTLIDNKHRKIAVIAGPDEAADNLERVQGFMDELASAGIDPAKVWCVKSDFSPDGGWQSAAQLLASGHDFTAVFCANDEMAVGALSYFQQAGINVPGDVSVLGYDDTHTAEFTAPRLSSVRMPWTEMTLNGLNCLLNSCYGMDRPCNHDTVVSVTQRASVAKAKARSARAR, from the coding sequence GTGGCAACCCTAAAAGATGTAGCGCAGCTGGCCGGCGTGGGACTTGGGACAGCCTCGCGCGTCGTGAGCGGCAAGGGCGCGGTCTCGCCCAAGACGCTTGAGCGCGTGCGCAAGGCAATCGCTGAACTGGACTTCCAGCCCTCGCATGCCGCGCGCTCGCTCATGTCGGGCAATTCGCAAATGGTCGGGGTCTATATTCCCTTCCTGTCCGGTACCTTCTATACCCCCATCCTGCAGCTCATTTATGCCGAATTGCGCGCTGCCGGCCTGAACATGGTGGTGGGCTTCGGCACCGGTGGCCTGGACCAGCGCAAGCAGGCGGTGGAAGGCATTGAATTTTTGCACCAGCGCGGCTGCGACGGGGTGCTGGTCATGAGTACGGCCCTGCTGCAGGAAGATATCGCGGCCCTGGGCCCGCGCGCTGCCCGCATGGTGCTGCTCAATCACCGCCTCGATGGCATGGCAGAGCGCTGCTTCACGATCGACCATACGCTCGGTGGCCGGATGGCCGCGCGCACGCTGATCGACAACAAGCACCGCAAGATCGCCGTGATTGCCGGCCCGGACGAAGCGGCCGACAACCTGGAACGGGTGCAGGGCTTCATGGACGAACTGGCCAGCGCCGGCATTGATCCCGCCAAGGTATGGTGCGTGAAGAGCGATTTTTCGCCAGACGGCGGCTGGCAGTCGGCCGCGCAGCTGCTGGCGTCCGGCCACGATTTCACGGCCGTGTTTTGCGCCAATGACGAGATGGCGGTCGGGGCGCTGTCGTACTTCCAGCAGGCCGGGATCAATGTGCCGGGCGACGTGTCGGTGCTCGGCTACGACGACACCCACACGGCCGAATTCACGGCGCCGCGCCTGAGCTCCGTGCGCATGCCCTGGACCGAGATGACCTTGAATGGGCTGAACTGCCTGCTCAATAGTTGCTACGGCATGGATCGCCCATGCAATCATGACACGGTGGTCAGCGTGACCCAGCGTGCGTCGGTGGCAAAAGCCAAGGCCAGGTCCGCGCGCGCCAGATAA
- a CDS encoding GH1 family beta-glucosidase, protein MTNYPSALRTPLSRADFGPGFQWGCSTSSFQIEGGAQAGGRVPSIWDTFCEQPGVIRDGSDGKVACDHYHRWPEDMDLGKAMGLNAYRFSISWPRIMSAPGAAPNEEGLQFYSDLIDGVLARGLVPWVTLYHWDLPQYLQDAGGWSSRDTVAAFVHYADVVTRRLGSRVKHWITHNEPWCTAIHGNFDGMHAPGLKSLPTALQVCHHVLLSHGLAVPVIRANVPGARVGIALSLHPVMPASDTPQDLEAVARHDAFRNRWFLDPLYGRGFPADTLALMGDAAPVMQPGDVEAIAVPTDFLGVNYYFPEVVRHDPAGGFLATRVIHPEGRERTDFGWEVAPQGMTDLLLRIARDYQPGEMYVTENGSSYDDVVQADGSIEDHARRHYLVRHLQAVRTAQEQGVPVKGYFAWSLLDNFEWSEGYLRRFGLAYVDFATQRRTLKLSGQWYRDFLHGAA, encoded by the coding sequence ATGACCAATTACCCATCCGCTCTTCGCACTCCCTTGTCCCGCGCCGACTTTGGCCCCGGCTTCCAGTGGGGCTGTTCCACGTCGTCATTTCAGATCGAAGGAGGCGCGCAGGCAGGCGGACGGGTGCCGTCGATCTGGGATACCTTTTGCGAGCAGCCCGGCGTGATCCGGGACGGCTCCGATGGCAAGGTCGCGTGCGACCATTATCACCGCTGGCCGGAGGACATGGACCTGGGCAAGGCAATGGGCTTGAACGCCTACCGCTTTTCCATTTCCTGGCCGCGCATAATGAGCGCGCCGGGGGCGGCGCCCAACGAGGAGGGCCTGCAGTTCTATTCGGACTTGATTGACGGGGTGCTCGCACGCGGGCTGGTGCCGTGGGTGACCTTGTACCACTGGGACTTGCCGCAATACCTGCAGGATGCGGGCGGCTGGAGCAGCCGCGACACCGTGGCTGCCTTTGTCCACTACGCCGATGTGGTGACGCGCCGCCTGGGCAGCCGCGTCAAGCACTGGATCACGCATAACGAGCCATGGTGCACGGCGATTCACGGCAACTTCGACGGCATGCATGCCCCGGGCCTCAAGAGCCTGCCCACGGCGCTGCAGGTGTGCCACCATGTGCTGCTCTCGCACGGGCTGGCGGTACCGGTGATCCGCGCCAACGTGCCCGGGGCCAGGGTCGGTATTGCCCTGAGCCTGCATCCGGTCATGCCCGCCAGCGACACGCCGCAGGACCTGGAAGCAGTGGCGCGCCATGACGCCTTTCGCAACCGCTGGTTTCTCGACCCCTTGTATGGCCGCGGTTTTCCGGCCGACACGCTGGCATTGATGGGCGACGCTGCCCCCGTCATGCAGCCGGGCGACGTGGAAGCGATCGCCGTGCCGACCGACTTTTTGGGCGTGAACTATTATTTTCCCGAAGTGGTGCGGCACGATCCGGCCGGTGGCTTTCTGGCCACCCGTGTGATCCATCCGGAAGGACGCGAGCGCACCGACTTTGGCTGGGAAGTGGCGCCGCAGGGCATGACCGACCTGCTGCTGCGCATTGCGCGCGACTACCAGCCGGGCGAAATGTATGTGACGGAGAATGGCTCGTCGTATGATGATGTGGTGCAGGCCGATGGCAGCATCGAGGACCACGCGCGCCGGCATTACCTGGTGCGCCATCTGCAGGCCGTGCGCACGGCGCAGGAACAGGGGGTGCCGGTCAAGGGGTACTTCGCCTGGAGCCTGCTCGACAACTTCGAATGGTCGGAAGGCTACCTGCGCCGCTTTGGCCTGGCCTACGTGGATTTTGCCACCCAGCGGCGCACCCTGAAGCTGAGCGGCCAGTGGTACCGCGACTTCCTGCACGGCGCCGCCTGA
- a CDS encoding cation:proton antiporter, with amino-acid sequence MHAMSTTEIFLIAMLLIFTVPYLIWRVGRTDYYAPLVVVQIITGILLGPGVMGAAFPEYYSFVFNPAVIQTLNGIAWWAVMIFVMIAGIELDLVSAWEHRRETLVTSSLALGVPLASGCLAAMGMLLYSGWIGPQAQTWQFILGIGMACAVTALPILILLMEKLDVLRQPIGQRILRYASLDDIAIWGVLALILLDWTRVGRQGAFLLVFIVAAWAFRKLMVRMQEPDRWFAALIWLAICGLAADWAGLHYMVGAFLAGAVMDAHWFDQKKMDLLRHHVLLTIMPVFFLSTGLRTNWSVGGSAVFLAAAVLLVASVAGKLAAAHMAGRILGWQKGEASIIGWLLQTKALIMIIFCNILLDKEIITSDTFTALLLMAIGSTMLTVPLVYPKLQRMQELIFRKT; translated from the coding sequence ATGCATGCGATGAGTACCACCGAAATATTCCTCATTGCGATGTTGCTCATTTTCACGGTTCCCTACCTGATCTGGCGCGTGGGCCGCACCGATTATTACGCGCCGCTGGTGGTGGTGCAGATCATCACCGGCATCCTGCTTGGCCCCGGCGTCATGGGCGCGGCCTTTCCCGAGTATTACAGCTTCGTGTTCAATCCCGCCGTCATCCAGACCCTCAATGGCATTGCCTGGTGGGCAGTGATGATCTTTGTCATGATCGCAGGCATCGAACTCGATCTGGTGTCGGCCTGGGAACACCGCCGCGAAACCCTGGTCACTTCCTCGCTGGCCCTGGGCGTGCCGCTGGCCAGCGGCTGCCTGGCCGCCATGGGCATGTTGCTCTACAGCGGGTGGATCGGCCCCCAGGCCCAGACCTGGCAATTCATCCTGGGCATCGGCATGGCCTGCGCCGTGACCGCACTGCCCATCCTGATTTTGCTGATGGAAAAGCTAGACGTGCTGCGCCAGCCCATTGGCCAGCGCATCCTGCGCTACGCAAGCCTGGACGATATTGCCATCTGGGGCGTACTGGCGCTGATCTTGCTGGACTGGACGCGCGTGGGACGCCAGGGCGCCTTCCTGCTCGTGTTCATCGTGGCCGCCTGGGCATTCAGAAAGCTGATGGTCAGGATGCAGGAACCGGACCGCTGGTTCGCGGCACTGATCTGGCTTGCCATCTGCGGCCTGGCCGCCGACTGGGCCGGCCTGCACTACATGGTCGGCGCCTTCCTGGCCGGTGCCGTCATGGATGCTCACTGGTTCGACCAGAAAAAGATGGACTTGCTGCGCCACCACGTGCTGCTGACCATCATGCCCGTGTTCTTCCTCAGTACCGGTCTGCGCACCAACTGGTCCGTGGGCGGCAGCGCCGTGTTCCTGGCCGCCGCCGTCCTGCTGGTCGCCTCGGTCGCCGGCAAACTGGCGGCCGCCCACATGGCTGGCCGCATCCTCGGGTGGCAAAAGGGCGAGGCATCGATCATCGGCTGGCTGTTGCAGACCAAGGCCCTCATCATGATCATCTTTTGCAATATTTTGCTCGACAAAGAGATCATTACCAGCGACACCTTCACCGCCCTGCTGCTGATGGCCATCGGCAGCACCATGCTGACCGTGCCGCTGGTCTATCCCAAGCTCCAGCGCATGCAGGAACTCATTTTCAGGAAGACATAG
- a CDS encoding murein L,D-transpeptidase: MPTRLSPFVALAVSALLALTVPTARAAPADDIRSLAAGARQAAPRAERPYDERDWLERFYAPRAFTPVWLEHGPARAAAAVALLQGADSQGLAPSDYQAAVLEQRLRAATPDDASFDVALTRAMLHFLADLRVGRVRSEYHTAGADPRLKQFDPVEQLRQAIAQDNLTTAGARAEPRIALYQFIKQALAAYRALARQPAITLTPLDKGARVDSGDAYAEAHLLRAQLQRLGDLGHAAPAGPDTVYSAELAAAVKRFQARHGLLDDGVLGRDTIGALNTPLATRVRQLELTLERLRWLPDFSAGPVVAVNLPAYRLWAISNGVTGGPPPLEMRVIVGTAVKTQTPLFVGHMRYLEFNPYWNVPPSIARGELLPKMASNSQYLVQNNMELVPVKGGAPTQHIDAATLAAARSGAYRIRQRPGPINALGAVKFAMPNPDNIYLHSTSARELFKRTRRDLSHGCIRVEQPHALAKFVLADKPEWTEQAIAHAMTPGTPSKTVSLKTTIPVVLFYATAIAGRDGQAIFSPDIYRRDAQLEQALTRRQPQ; this comes from the coding sequence ATGCCTACCCGCCTTTCACCTTTTGTTGCGCTGGCCGTCAGTGCGCTCCTTGCCTTGACCGTGCCCACGGCGCGCGCCGCCCCTGCCGACGACATCCGCAGCCTGGCCGCCGGGGCGCGCCAGGCTGCGCCGCGTGCCGAGCGTCCATATGACGAACGCGACTGGCTGGAACGCTTTTACGCGCCCCGCGCGTTTACCCCTGTGTGGCTGGAACACGGCCCCGCCAGGGCCGCGGCCGCCGTTGCCCTGCTGCAGGGCGCCGACAGCCAGGGCCTGGCCCCGTCCGATTATCAGGCCGCCGTGCTGGAACAGCGCCTGCGCGCCGCCACGCCGGACGATGCCAGCTTCGATGTCGCCCTTACCCGGGCCATGCTGCACTTCCTGGCCGATCTGCGGGTCGGCCGGGTGCGCTCGGAATACCATACGGCCGGCGCCGATCCGCGCCTGAAACAGTTCGATCCGGTCGAGCAGCTGCGCCAGGCCATTGCCCAGGACAACTTGACCACGGCAGGCGCGCGCGCCGAACCGCGCATTGCGCTGTATCAGTTCATCAAGCAGGCCCTGGCGGCCTACCGGGCCCTGGCAAGGCAGCCCGCCATCACCCTGACCCCGCTCGACAAGGGAGCCCGGGTGGACAGTGGCGATGCGTACGCCGAGGCGCACTTGCTGCGCGCGCAGCTGCAGCGCCTGGGCGACCTGGGCCACGCTGCCCCGGCCGGGCCGGACACCGTCTACAGCGCCGAGCTGGCCGCGGCCGTCAAGCGCTTCCAGGCACGCCATGGCTTGCTCGACGACGGCGTGCTCGGGCGCGACACCATCGGCGCCCTGAATACGCCCCTGGCCACGCGCGTGCGCCAGCTCGAGCTGACGCTGGAGCGCCTGCGCTGGCTGCCCGATTTTTCCGCCGGTCCCGTGGTGGCCGTCAACTTGCCGGCCTACCGGCTGTGGGCGATCAGCAATGGCGTCACGGGCGGCCCGCCACCGCTGGAAATGCGGGTCATCGTCGGCACCGCCGTCAAGACCCAGACCCCGCTGTTCGTGGGCCATATGCGCTACCTGGAATTTAACCCCTACTGGAACGTCCCGCCCAGCATCGCGCGCGGCGAACTGCTTCCCAAGATGGCCAGCAACAGCCAGTACCTGGTGCAAAACAATATGGAGCTCGTGCCCGTGAAGGGAGGCGCCCCCACCCAGCACATCGACGCGGCAACGCTGGCCGCTGCGCGCAGCGGCGCCTATCGCATCCGCCAGCGCCCAGGGCCCATCAATGCCCTGGGCGCCGTCAAGTTTGCCATGCCCAACCCGGACAATATCTACCTGCACTCGACCTCGGCGCGCGAGCTGTTCAAGCGTACCCGGCGCGACCTGAGCCATGGCTGTATCCGGGTGGAACAGCCGCATGCGCTGGCCAAATTCGTCCTGGCCGACAAGCCCGAATGGACGGAACAGGCCATCGCCCATGCCATGACGCCTGGCACCCCGAGCAAGACGGTCAGCCTCAAGACCACCATTCCCGTGGTGCTGTTCTATGCCACCGCGATTGCCGGCCGCGACGGCCAGGCCATTTTCTCGCCCGACATCTACCGGCGCGATGCGCAGCTTGAACAGGCCCTCACGCGGCGCCAGCCTCAGTAG
- a CDS encoding bifunctional diguanylate cyclase/phosphodiesterase produces the protein MDNLRGVSMDHAEQGTTQRLSAFIRGNLDAILTAWDDFARSLASGRHVDAAALRDHAGGMLRTIADDLDNAETVEEQHDKAQGRGARTGLESQAAQHGAARVASGFTFDETLSEFRALRASVLHLWAKANGQAAYMPLDDTVRFNEAIDEALTGSMERYALDKAEAMRQFDTLLSSSPDLQCILSPEGRFTYLNKTLAQLFAREAEQAVGKQLGELCPALAASLERDLAQALTSQAPVRGEIRCSAQPGPAVTYRYVLMPVINQNGEVASVTVTARNISELKASEDKILRYAYYDSLTDLPNRMLFRDRLEQEVRHAGRTGRKIAVLYIDLDGFKEVNDRFGHQAGDKVLQEAARRISGQVRVSDTVARLGGDEFTVILTEVGKVSYIDALVQDILRALAQPFEIDGHQANISGSIGVALFPDDGSGPEDLIRNADQAMFAAKKSGRNGHSFFTQTMRDSAWARQCVLHQLRHAVADEQLRVHYQPIVSMATGAIVKAEALVRWQHPECGLVLPDAFIGLAEESGLIGAIDAWVLEQALGRAHAWSAMLGTPFQVSVNKSPSDFMVRTGPGQSDDLARLLQAGSTVAVEITEGVMLSDSPGVRAKLRQMHDAGVKLTIDDFGIGYSSMAYLKKFKVDFLKIDKSFVRDMMESVESRVFAETIVLMAHRLGLEVIAEGVETPEQRDWLKAAGCDFAQGFLYSEARDVPGFEALLGAGR, from the coding sequence ATGGACAATCTCCGGGGCGTTTCCATGGACCATGCTGAGCAGGGCACGACACAACGGCTATCCGCGTTTATCCGCGGTAATCTCGACGCCATCCTGACGGCGTGGGATGATTTTGCCCGGAGCCTGGCCTCGGGCCGCCATGTGGATGCGGCCGCCCTGCGCGACCATGCCGGTGGCATGCTGCGCACCATCGCCGACGACCTAGACAACGCCGAAACCGTCGAGGAGCAGCACGACAAAGCGCAGGGCAGGGGGGCGCGCACGGGGCTCGAGAGCCAGGCCGCGCAACACGGTGCAGCGCGCGTGGCCAGCGGCTTCACGTTTGACGAAACCTTGTCGGAGTTCCGCGCCTTGCGTGCCAGTGTGCTGCACCTGTGGGCCAAGGCCAATGGCCAGGCCGCGTACATGCCGCTGGACGACACGGTGCGCTTCAATGAAGCCATCGACGAAGCCCTCACCGGCTCCATGGAGCGCTACGCGCTCGATAAGGCCGAAGCGATGCGCCAGTTCGACACGCTGCTGTCATCGTCGCCGGACTTGCAATGCATTCTCAGCCCGGAAGGCCGGTTCACCTATCTCAACAAGACCTTGGCGCAACTGTTCGCCCGTGAGGCGGAGCAAGCCGTGGGCAAGCAGCTGGGCGAACTGTGCCCGGCGCTGGCGGCGTCGCTGGAGCGCGACCTGGCGCAGGCACTGACGTCGCAGGCGCCGGTGCGCGGCGAAATCCGCTGTTCGGCCCAGCCTGGTCCTGCCGTCACCTATCGCTACGTCCTCATGCCAGTCATCAATCAGAACGGGGAAGTTGCGTCGGTGACGGTCACAGCGCGCAACATTTCGGAACTGAAGGCATCGGAAGACAAGATCTTGCGCTATGCCTACTACGACTCGCTCACCGACCTGCCTAACCGTATGCTGTTTCGCGACCGGCTGGAGCAGGAAGTGCGGCACGCGGGGCGCACCGGGCGCAAGATCGCCGTGCTGTATATCGACCTGGACGGCTTCAAGGAAGTCAACGACCGGTTTGGCCACCAGGCCGGCGACAAGGTATTGCAGGAAGCGGCGCGCCGCATCAGCGGCCAGGTGCGCGTGAGCGACACGGTGGCGCGCCTGGGCGGCGACGAATTTACCGTGATCCTGACCGAGGTGGGCAAGGTGAGTTATATCGATGCCCTGGTGCAGGACATTCTCAGGGCACTGGCGCAGCCCTTCGAGATCGATGGCCACCAGGCCAATATTTCCGGGAGCATCGGCGTGGCCCTGTTTCCAGACGACGGCAGCGGTCCGGAAGACTTGATCCGCAATGCCGACCAGGCCATGTTCGCAGCCAAAAAAAGCGGCCGCAACGGCCACAGCTTTTTTACGCAGACCATGCGCGATTCGGCATGGGCGCGCCAGTGCGTGCTGCACCAGCTGCGCCACGCGGTTGCCGATGAGCAGTTGCGGGTGCATTACCAGCCCATCGTCAGCATGGCAACGGGCGCCATCGTCAAGGCTGAAGCGCTGGTGCGCTGGCAGCATCCGGAATGCGGGCTGGTGCTGCCTGACGCGTTCATCGGCCTGGCAGAGGAGTCTGGCTTGATCGGCGCCATCGATGCCTGGGTGCTGGAGCAGGCGCTGGGGCGGGCGCATGCCTGGAGCGCCATGCTGGGGACGCCGTTCCAGGTCAGTGTCAACAAGTCGCCCAGTGACTTCATGGTACGCACCGGACCGGGCCAGAGCGACGATCTTGCACGGCTGTTGCAAGCCGGCAGCACCGTGGCGGTCGAAATCACGGAAGGGGTCATGCTGAGCGACTCGCCGGGCGTGCGCGCCAAGCTCAGGCAAATGCACGATGCCGGCGTCAAGCTCACCATTGATGACTTCGGGATTGGTTACTCCTCCATGGCCTACCTGAAAAAGTTCAAGGTGGACTTTCTCAAGATCGACAAATCGTTCGTGCGCGACATGATGGAAAGCGTGGAAAGCCGCGTGTTTGCCGAAACCATCGTGCTCATGGCGCACCGGCTGGGCCTGGAGGTGATTGCGGAAGGGGTGGAAACGCCCGAGCAGCGTGACTGGCTCAAGGCTGCAGGCTGCGACTTTGCCCAGGGCTTTCTGTATTCCGAGGCAAGGGACGTGCCAGGCTTTGAAGCCTTGCTGGGCGCCGGGCGCTGA
- a CDS encoding pre-peptidase C-terminal domain-containing protein translates to MSSSKTLLVMLAAGFASHALAQSSAPPAAALVAAKSAPVQIGSVDTVLKGFANQHANSRSMFVQSMSGKTVGATLRDYFEKDGAVSMTGTAIDTPNSLFVLKGNRKKVYGYLLKYDSMQAFEYTSDRQGKVWLTEVDIKKIVPDFDPDFRDTRTQAMMASVSHPVYSPMALRQARHIGRYQNEDVTQLQSKPGSPYVFYLNISAVMSGSTPLNGVTKENMFRAWQAVADQYSMLNMNVTTSRAVYDAARSANVMRTGIINFINGDGRSYAPLHSFGTTAAGTLFRNPSSGFDYGYGIGMTGAHEVGHQMGMNHDRGGSGGEYFEGIAAYQWGPIMGNYWMGGSWANQLFTWSRGEYSTASNFEDDLRIMTVEEAVPYVADDIPTSRAMLFDAGGAISPTRNFGQIERTGDADTFTFSTTGTSTLNLRVDPLEYLRMLDVEATIYNAANAVVARSNLAVNRSAQFSNLSLPAGNYRLVIRGGAEGTPANGFSNYSSLGFYGMQGTLTGAIGSTYPQLANGAALGGQGAATGSWKYYTIDVPAGYSQVRFTVSGANGDADLFARLGATPTGSTYNCKSDGPTSVESCTLSAPAAGRYYVGVYAYSTFSNLSVSASYQ, encoded by the coding sequence ATGTCATCTTCGAAAACTTTGCTTGTTATGCTCGCTGCGGGCTTTGCCAGCCATGCGCTTGCGCAGTCATCCGCACCCCCCGCAGCCGCGCTGGTGGCGGCCAAATCCGCGCCGGTACAGATCGGCTCGGTCGACACCGTGCTCAAAGGCTTTGCCAACCAGCATGCCAATAGCCGCAGCATGTTTGTGCAATCGATGAGCGGCAAGACAGTGGGCGCCACGCTGCGCGATTATTTTGAAAAAGACGGAGCGGTGTCGATGACCGGTACGGCCATTGACACGCCCAACTCGCTGTTTGTCCTGAAAGGCAACCGGAAAAAAGTTTACGGCTATCTGCTGAAATACGACAGCATGCAAGCGTTCGAATACACGAGCGACCGGCAGGGCAAGGTGTGGCTGACGGAAGTGGACATCAAGAAGATCGTGCCCGATTTTGATCCCGATTTTCGTGACACCCGCACCCAGGCCATGATGGCCTCGGTTTCGCACCCGGTGTACAGCCCCATGGCCCTGCGCCAGGCGCGCCACATCGGGCGCTACCAGAATGAAGACGTGACGCAGCTGCAAAGCAAGCCCGGCAGCCCTTACGTGTTTTACCTGAACATATCGGCCGTGATGAGCGGCAGCACGCCGCTTAATGGCGTGACCAAGGAAAACATGTTCCGCGCCTGGCAGGCGGTAGCCGACCAGTACTCGATGTTGAACATGAACGTCACGACCAGCCGCGCCGTGTACGACGCGGCGCGCAGTGCCAACGTCATGCGCACTGGCATTATCAATTTTATCAATGGAGACGGCCGCTCGTATGCGCCGCTGCATTCGTTCGGAACCACGGCCGCGGGCACCCTGTTCCGCAATCCATCGTCGGGATTCGACTATGGCTATGGCATCGGCATGACGGGCGCCCACGAAGTGGGCCACCAGATGGGCATGAACCATGACCGCGGCGGCAGTGGCGGCGAATACTTTGAAGGCATTGCCGCTTACCAGTGGGGTCCCATCATGGGCAACTACTGGATGGGCGGCAGCTGGGCCAACCAGCTGTTTACGTGGAGCCGGGGCGAGTACAGCACGGCCAGCAACTTTGAAGACGACCTGCGCATCATGACCGTGGAAGAAGCGGTGCCCTACGTGGCCGACGATATTCCCACCTCGCGCGCCATGCTGTTCGATGCCGGCGGCGCCATCAGCCCCACGCGCAACTTTGGCCAGATCGAGCGCACCGGCGACGCCGATACCTTTACCTTTTCCACCACCGGCACCAGCACGTTGAACCTGCGGGTCGATCCGCTGGAATACCTGCGCATGCTCGATGTGGAGGCGACGATCTACAATGCGGCCAATGCAGTGGTGGCGCGCAGCAATCTGGCCGTGAACCGTTCGGCTCAGTTCAGCAATCTGTCGCTTCCGGCAGGGAACTATCGCCTGGTCATCCGCGGCGGCGCAGAAGGCACGCCGGCCAATGGCTTTTCCAACTATTCCTCGCTGGGATTCTATGGCATGCAGGGTACCCTCACCGGCGCCATCGGCAGTACCTATCCGCAGCTGGCCAATGGCGCGGCGCTGGGCGGGCAGGGCGCCGCCACCGGCAGCTGGAAGTACTACACGATCGACGTGCCGGCAGGCTACTCGCAGGTGCGCTTCACCGTCAGTGGTGCCAACGGCGACGCCGATCTGTTTGCCCGCCTGGGTGCGACCCCGACCGGCTCTACCTACAACTGCAAGTCCGATGGCCCTACCAGCGTGGAAAGCTGCACCCTGAGTGCCCCTGCCGCAGGGCGCTATTACGTGGGTGTGTATGCCTACTCGACGTTTTCAAATCTGAGCGTCAGCGCCAGCTACCAGTAA